The genomic region ACCTGTCTACATGAAAAACAAACGGGCCGACGCATAGTGGACCTAATCCATACACATTGCGCCCATCGAATTTAGAAAAGAGCATGCTGGAACTTTCAGAATCAAAAGGGGAGCACAATATGAGAGCTGAGCCTGACAATGATATCCTTATCAGTACAAGTTTCATTTCTGGAGTTTATCTTAAGATCAAACACCAGATGCAACATTGATTCCTTAGTGTGGTTAGCAACTAAAGTGAAGTGATTAATACAAATACCTAACGATGCAAGGCAAAGGCAGAACTATAGAAGTATGTTTCAATACCTAACCAGAGATAATGGAATCATGAATAAGAATGGATTGCAAACAGAACATTTCATGAAAAATTTGCTTATAACGCAATCTTTCAATTAAACTAATTATGTGTGCTCTTATAAAAAAATTGGTGCTGAGGATAATCAGACTCCGTCCATCATCAGCTTAAACACAAAATACAACAGGAAACTATCTAGAATAAAGAGCTCAATAAATGACAAGTCAATTCTTTAGGTCAATAAACAAATCTATAAAGCATACACAGATAAACAATATATAAAGGGGGGAAAGTAATCCATTATTGAGTTCAAGAAAACACGAGTCAAATCAATTGGCAAACATTTTAAAGGTTGACCCAAATGACTTGTAATTTTAGCATCAACACTCACAGCAGCCACTTCAACACAAGAGGATATTCAATAAATATATATAACACAAAGCATACATCTGACAATCATAGCTTCCTAATCATACTTCTTTTATACATCAACAAAGAAGGTTAATAGTGGATCTAGTTAACACATACTACATCTCATGTGGATACGGAGAGCTAGGCCGATAAGAAGCACCACAACACTCAACAGCCCTCTAAGATAAAAAGGCCAAGTATGCTGACAACATATGCAGCTCATGTGGGTACGGAGAGCTAGGCTGATAAGAAGCACCACCACACTCAACAGCCCTCTAAGTGTTGACAGCATATTCATAATCGTCGGGTCAGATGAAAGGCGGAGCGTTGACAACATAACTTACCTCTAGTGTCGGAAAGAAGGTATGTTGAACAAGAGTTTGCTTGAGCAAATAAGGAGTGAAATTGATGCCTCTGGGATGGAAACTGGCAATCAACTTGCCATTGACATCAACCTGAAACAACCAGTCGTCAGTCGTCACACCTGATCAAAATGAGCAACCCATCATCCCCAGGCAGAACTAACACATAGTGGTCACTGTAGGGACACTGACACTGCTGGCTGATCTCCGCAATGACCAATTAAACCCGACACTTGAAATCCCAGACCTCGCCTTGGTGGTTCTGCTGCATCACCCAGATATCAATGGCTGTCATTGGATAATCAGGACATGAGAAGGCAAGCATGTCACCCATCTCAAACAGTTCACCGTCACCCGGGGCGCAGATGAGGTGATGCGGGAGGCAGATGAACCGGCACGATCTCCTCATCGTTGGTGTCGAATACCCCTATGAGACCATCTGTGTACCATATGCTACCTTGAAACAGGAGTCCGTGGTAATGTGCGAATCCGGCGAGACGAGGGCACCCTATGTGCCTCGGCGGCGGCTGGCCGGAGCCTAATGTGAAAACGTAGATGGAGGCCTGTCGGTGCAGCAACAGTCGGTACTCACAAACACATCAAAAGGTAGTGGTTTTTGAGGGAGTGCTGATGCAATTTTACTACTACAAAGTACAAACAGAATTCTGACAAACGTACATAGACGATGAAGGAATTTCACAAGCAATAACTAACCAGTCTACGATTATGTGGCCATCACACCACCCAAatcattgtgggaattgaacacaagaCCTCCTGTCTATCTCTTAAATGTAACAACCAAAGACTTATGCACCTTTCATATTTACTAATCCCAACTCACTCTAAATATACGAGTGGCAGTCAtcatgtttatttatttattttgcgagAAAAGGAGTTGATATTAAAACGGCCAAATTACTGAAAGGTCCACACAGAAAAGGAAATTACAACCAAGCCCCTCTGCAACCCGACTACGCCGGCGCCGTGGACGAGCCGGTGACGCGTCATTTGCCGCTGCTCGCTGACGCCTTGGATCGAAGCAGCCCCCGGGCAAAACGGGAAGTCTCCGATCAACGGTCCCTGAGAACCTACACCCATGGatataggtattcttggtttgatttagtccttttcgtttggctAAGCGACCTGGGCCAGGTATttgtatgttgatgggccttttatgagCTTTCAGAGAGACCGTgaaaaaataattgggtcaaaataaatcaacattgttgGAACTGAACACATGACCTCATGTCCGGATCTTCAACGTAACAACCAATGACCTATGCACGATTCACATTTACTAATCCCAACTCGCTCTCTAAATATAGAGTGGCAGTCCTGATGTTTAGGGCGAGCTAATTAAGCGAACGAgctaattaaagaaaggattatgggtttaaataaaatatttaaacgaATGTGACTAACTAAAAAACAATATGGGTAAACAGGTGGAATAATTAAAAGAAAGATTGTGGTCTTAATAAATAGAATATTCAAATAGATGAGGCTAATTAAAGGAAGCACTTGAGGTAAAAGGGTGGGATAATTGAAAGGAAGGGCTGCTAAATTAGAAAATGAAGGATTTGATTCCCAACTAAAACGGATGAGGACGTCATGGTAATTAAAGGAAGGGTTATACTTAAATAAAATCAGTAAGAGATGGCTAAATTGCAACGTCTTTTTTATTGTTCATTTTGTAGAAGGATATTGCATTGCAATATGTTCTTCATAGTGAATCCGGTGTGTGGGACATTATGCCGACACAAACCATCATTTTTTTCCattacaacgcacgggcatatatATAACGGAATAATTATGAGCCCGTGTATATTATATATAAAGAATGTTTTACAGATGGATGATATATACTATATCTCATCCATATATGCTTTACAGATGATTATCGATGTCTCTCTCCGAAACAAATTACTGTacgtaattaattaattaataagcTAGCCATGCATGCATGGACGCAAGAATTGATGATTATCGATCAAAATCGCGGGCCGCCACAATCTTATGATCACGTACGTGCACTAGTAGccaccggcagcggcggcgggagtggcggttgctgctgctgcttcggcggcgGGAGCTTTGTAGCCACCGGCAGCGGCAGCGGGAGTGGGAGtggtggttgctgctgctgcttcggcggcgGGAGCTTTGTAGccaccggcagcggcggcgggagtgggagtggtggttgctgctgctgcttcggcggcgGGAGTGGGAGTGGCGGTTGCTGCTTCTGCGGCGGGAGCTTTGTAGCCACCGGCAGCATCAGTTCCGTTAGAGGCGCCGGCGGCGCCCTTGGCTGCGACGCACATGGCGGCGATGGTCCTGGTGAGGGCGGCCTCAAAGACGGTGAACTTGACCTCGGGCGCCTCGGCAACGGTGGCGGCGTAGGCCTTCTTGACGGCGGACTCGAGGGCAGGGACGAACTTGTAGCCCGCGTATGCGCCGCCAGTGGTCTCCTTGATGGCCTTGTCGAAGGCGGACTCGAAGACGGTGAACTTGTCGTTGACGGGGgcagcgtcggcggcggtggcggcaatcCTGAAGGCGGTGTCGATCTGGTTGACGGCCTGCATCTCGGCGGCGGGGATGGGGCCCTTGACCTCCTCGGTGGCGGGCTTGACGCCGTGGATCTCGAGGGTGCCGGCGATGATGCGGAGGGACTCGCTGAGGATGgcgatgaaggagtcgtacttggcCTCGGGGGTGGCGCCGTCGGCGGAGTCGTAGGCGAGCTTCTGGGCCATGCCGATCTTGGCGGTGAAAGTTGAGGCGTTGGACCCCTTGAAGACGTCCGCTATAGCCCTGTCCACGTCCGGGATGTAGGTGTCGGTGAACTTCTTGTACTTGTCCGGCCcagggacgacggcggcggccgccaCGGCCGCCTTGAAGGCGTTGTTCACCTGCTCCATCACATTCTGCTCCTCGGTCGTCGCCTTGGGCTGCGTCCCAGCTGGCCCTTTAGGGGCGTAGCCGCCGGCAGGGGTGGCGGGGGCAGGGGAGGCGGGGGCCGGGGTGGCGGGGCCGTAGCCGGCAGTGGCAGGGGTGGCGGGGGCCGGGGTGGCGGGGGCGTAGCCGGCATCGGCGGCGTAGGAGACGGCTGGCCCCGCCACAAGGGCGACGGCCAGGAAGAGCGCCACCGTGCGCTGCAGCTGCACCGCCATTGCTGCTTCTCTTGCGATTGCGATTGCGATATCGATGCTTGGTTCCTTGGTTGGAGGAGAGGATGGATGGATCAAGATTCATGGAGGTGGCTCTCCTTATATACCTGCCAGCTGCATGAATCAAGGAGAGGGGAGGGTGAGAGGCCACGAGAGATTTACGCGCCATGCCCAAATTAGCCACTCCTTTTTAAAGGTGTACCTGCTCTGCTCCCTCGATCGGTCACCAAATAGATGGCCTATAAATAAATTATTAAGTCAAAAGTCAATGCTTTCTATGTTTGTCCACTAATATACTCCCTTCGTACTTTAGTGATCTATAAACGCTTTAATATTAGTATATAAAGGGAGTACTTATTAAAAATATGGAGATTATTGTTGTCCTCTCGCCGTTACAAGCACACGGGATGTTGGGGCCGGTGGACTAAGATGTTGAAACCGACATGACGCCGAGCTACAACAGGCGCACGGAAAAAGAATGGCGTGGCGGTCTTGGGACCACCGGACGCCAATGCTGGAACTAGTGTGTAGTGGTGTTGGGATCAGCATGACGACAAGTTAGTTACAACGGCATGCGGATGTTGCAACGGTGGGAGGCTGTGTTGGGACTGGCACCCGGCAATGTTGTGACAGGTGTAGTGTGGAGCTGCAACGGCGAGATGTGGCGGCGGCCGCGCTCATGCAAGCAATGGTGCACCGAGCTATGGCCAGTGATAGGAGGTGCTACAAGTAGTATAATGTGCTGCTGCGACGGTGCTGGGAGGTGCCAACGAAGAGTTGTGACTGACTAAGTTATGGATTAGGGGGTGCTCGGTATGTCGGTTGCCAGTCCTTTGGGCTGGGCCAAGGACACCAACCGCCCCTCTAACCTCATCAACTGGTGGACCTCGTTCATTTGGTGTAAGAATGATGGGAAGGAATGGTCAAAAACTTGATGTGTACCCCAAGATTCCAAGGTAGATTGCCGAGTATTTGCCAACCGACTTATTTGTAACCCTAGGTACCTCGGTATCTATACAATGAGGCCTTAATTACCATTGGATTTCCTTATGTACCCCGCtgtcacaggagggtaggacaaaatatgtcatgcaagtttttattataagcatgtatgactatatacgaaatacatgcctacattgaattgatgaattggagctattgtgtatcacTCTAGGTTCTGACTGTtgtatgatgaatgtcatccatacAAATAAacatcgctgatccaatgcctacgctttgctcatattgtctttgctaagttactactacagttgttgctactgttacaattgctacaaaactgctatcgtcaATGTTACCTTTACCGCTATTATCAAAATATCacactactgtgctactaaacactttactgCAGAGAATAACTTTCCaagcgtggttgaattgacaactcaactgctaaagaCTCACAAATGTTATTTGGGCCCCctttgtgttgaatcaataaatttggagaaatgctaccctcgaagactgttgcgatccctatacttgtgggtgggTCATCTATCTTCATCTTGAGAAACAATTAGTGCATTCATACTGATGGGGCTGCTCTCTAGTGTTTGTTATCTAGATGCAATATTATTCTCTTCACATTtacatcttagagcatctccagccgcgcccccaacaggccctccctaggcgtttttgccgcgccggcacccaaaaatcggcccaatcgcgcccccaggagccctttttagccggtttgggccgaaactgaCGCCGGTGGACCCAGgccaaacccggcgcgctgggggcgcccggggACGCCGGGGCGAacggttttggcgcgaaagagccacgggccagccgcgtcagcaaGACGACGCCTCGTCTTCCCCAGAGCGCCTCGATTTcctgcggggaatcaatggcaaggctgccgccggtcagccttccactGATTCCTCACGAGACGGCGCGTCACGGCGGCGTGGCGATgcctcccctcccgccacgcgtacacacggcacGGGCTATAAAGACCCGCCGCTCCCCCTCGCCGCTGGCCACACCAGCCCGAGCCCAAACCAGCCGCCGCTGAGCTCTGCTCTTTCCCGTCCGCGCCGCCGAGCTCTATCTCCCCCGTCCTCCCCTTCCCTCCTTCCCTCTGCAGTGATGGCCGGATGCTTCCCTGGCGACGCCGCGgtagccaacggcttcggccgccgctcgctccagTCGTCAGAAGCATGGCTTCTATTCGAGGCCAACATCCcgacgccgccggacatgcgcgccgggccaacggggtggaggctcagcagcGGCAGCGTCCCCATCCCCCCGGTGCCCGATGTCGACGCGCGCCCTGACATCTAcgccgccgaggtcgaccgcgTGTGGTCGTCCCTGACTGACGAGAAGCGcaccctcccccagtacgccgccaaCAACCACGCGGCGTGGGCGGAGTATTTCCAGCGGCGGCAGGCACAGCGGATGGCGTCCACGAACGGGGCGCCGGTCGTGGGGGGCCTCAAGAACAGCGACGGCCGCCGCCTCTGGTGGGGCGTCACCGGCCGCACATTGCACGGGGTACTagagtacctcgagggcggcaacaacccgccgctggcataccctgccgcagcgtcgccccccccccccccccgcccgctggAGCACTGGGCCGTGGGTCACCAGGAGGTTTGGCTCTTCCTTCGCGTGCGGTCGTCCCTGACTGACGAGCAGCGCGCCCTCCCCCAGTacaccgccgacaaccacgcggcatgGGTGGCGTATTTCCAGCGGCGGTAGGCACAGCGGATGGCGTCCACGAACGGGGCGCCGGTTGTGGGGGCAACAAGAACAGTGATGGCCGCCGCCTCTGGTGGGGCGTCCCTGGCCGCACATTGCACGGGGTGCTggagtacctcgagggcggcaacaactCGCCGCTGGCATACCCTGCCGCGGCGCCCGTCCCCCcgtcccaccccctccccccccacccccccccccgagcgctgGGACATGGGTTCCCAGGAGGtttggctcttcctcctcctcccactctaCCGGCTCGCCGGCGCTCGTCGGCGTCAAGCCAGAGCCCGCCAGGGAGACGCCGCTCGGTCGGCGCACCCGCAGCGCCGACATCGTCAttaacgagggcggccggcgcgcctcctcctcggcaccTCCGTGCTTCGTCAaaccgaagacggagccggggcttgcCGCCGTCAAGCGCGAGCCGGGGCTCGCCGGCGgcgtcaaggaggaggagctcgacgacgaggcgccccTGAAGTGGGAGCGCGACGAGGCGGCCTTGGAGTGCTTCGAAGCCCGGCGCCGCGGCCGGGACGAGGGAGGGGTCGTCGTCCTCGTCAATAGCGACGACgatgccgcgccgccgccaccggtctGAATTggagacgccgggcaggggtccagcagcaggggcggccgcgccatcaagaaggagaaggccgctgacgacgacgaggacggcggcgacATCGGCGGCTTCGCCGCGCACAGCGACTTCTTCGCCCTGTAGATgtcttttttaaaaataatttatgTAAACTCCGAACATGTTGAATATGAATGCAAGTTAGCCGAATTTATGCCGAGTTTGGTCCAACTTTACCGAATTCAGatcttttaaaataaaaaaatacgCGCCTGGGGCGACCCTGGGGCGAGCGGCTGGGAACACGCTCGCCCCCGCGCCGATTTTAtcaccggctcgcccccagggggcgcgtaaaatcgccgcctgggggccaacggctggagatgctcttacatgcTTGGATTGTGACAAATGTGTTGTTTTGTTTCCCCAACTACAGAAGTCAATCAATAAGACCGCAGAAACTTGGGGTTGAAGTGTCTTCACTATGAAATCAGTATGCTTCTTTTCGTTCTTCAACTGTCTGATTGGCTGGCACAAATATCATCCTTACAATCCCAATTAAAGAGGACTTGGAAGACGGGTGGGTGTGGTACCACCCGTCTGCATACAACCTACTCTCTCCGTCTGTTAATAAGTGTACATCTAACTTTCATTCTAAGTCAAAGTTTTGAAATTttaaccaactttatagaaaataaTAGTAACAcatatgacatcaaattgatatattatgaaagtacatttcgAATTGAATCTAGTGATACGAATTTGGTGCCATAAATATTTTTACTTTTTTCTAGAAAggtggtcaaaattttaaaactttgacttaagacaaaagctagatgtacacttattcgcagacggagggagtatgcaaGAAACTGGAAAGAGTATGAGCGGGTGAAGAAGGACAAGCAAATCAGGATGGAAAATAGTTTCAGTTGGAACTCCATATGGTGAGCGCCGTGTCCGATGAAGGTAAAACAATTTATATGGAGAGCAGCTCATAATAGTCTTCCCCTGTGTATACAAATCTCAAGCAAAGAGGAGATGTTGATACAGTATGCCCGGTCTACCAACGCAGAGATGAAGATGGTGCGACGCCTGTGGAGAGAGATGGGCCTGGAGCATGTACGTGCTAAATGTAAGGACCTCAATGATCCAAAGGAGGCAGCACATATATGCACTACTACATGGCCCGAATTGCAAGCATTGTtgcactgatttggatttggtggaatgcAAGGAACAAGCTACGAGCAGAAAATAAAAAGCTTGATGTTAAAGGTCTGCTACGGCAGGTTAGAGTAtattgttagaagggagagagggatctacttggagtacaagccaagcCAGAATATTtgctagtctaacctatgtttcctaatacaatcacgttactcaacatcaccccgcagtcacaacgatagcgacgcagacggtgagactggaaaagaatccgaaggcaagccgacggataCC from Triticum aestivum cultivar Chinese Spring chromosome 4A, IWGSC CS RefSeq v2.1, whole genome shotgun sequence harbors:
- the LOC123081503 gene encoding pollen allergen Phl p 5.0101-like, with the translated sequence MAVQLQRTVALFLAVALVAGPAVSYAADAGYAPATPAPATPATAGYGPATPAPASPAPATPAGGYAPKGPAGTQPKATTEEQNVMEQVNNAFKAAVAAAAVVPGPDKYKKFTDTYIPDVDRAIADVFKGSNASTFTAKIGMAQKLAYDSADGATPEAKYDSFIAILSESLRIIAGTLEIHGVKPATEEVKGPIPAAEMQAVNQIDTAFRIAATAADAAPVNDKFTVFESAFDKAIKETTGGAYAGYKFVPALESAVKKAYAATVAEAPEVKFTVFEAALTRTIAAMCVAAKGAAGASNGTDAAGGYKAPAAEAATATPTPAAEAAAATTTPTPAAAAGGYKAPAAEAAAATTTPTPAAAAGGYKAPAAEAAAATATPAAAAGGY